A portion of the Calliphora vicina chromosome 5, idCalVici1.1, whole genome shotgun sequence genome contains these proteins:
- the LOC135960816 gene encoding 2-succinylbenzoate--CoA ligase-like produces the protein MSLSAVVCETYYDEKNKIWYGPKQKDFYGDDMTLGDAIMTVLQQNRNKVLQFDDATKQELTGEQMLKNALSICKTFVKLGVQPGDVMGLYATNSHYLSSIVLAIWLSGAATNAVYDLFDAAELQVIYKVTRPKFIFCDMENYHHAVTVNENLNLKASICIVNGEMENFLKVKDLLADYSDEELEQFVPPCSSIDGDYSAAIMCSSGTTGPPKGVFMSHKAALNQKLYHTLRADSVAFSFSSLYWVSGFWTLKESLLRGCLRIVTTKPFTPDYFMDVVKRHQVTHMVNSTMHMTEIALLNKPEWKDCMKSIDTILCGGSKVPQITCENINNLVADNTKKPGFVVAYGMTELSALLANNYVLLGRGLKGADGKLMPNKEVKILDKEGKALGINEHGEIQIKFRYKWLGYMNNKEAFEKVFKDQWFSTGDIGYFDELGFLHICARDKDVYKSFNLHIYPEKIENVILRIPGIQEVCVFGIPDVMYANVSACAVVRAKTQEGDNLTEDLIKKIVSEELPSFYHLSGGVYFFDTLPKTGSDKIKRNHIRDIVIKDMNVDFE, from the exons ATGTCTCTGTCCGCTGTTGTATGTGAAACCTACTACGATGAAAAGAACAAGATCTGGTATGGTCCTAAGCAAAAGGACTTTTATGGTGATGACATGACTTTGGGTGATGCCATTATGACAGTGTTGCAACAGAATCGCAACAAGGTCTTACAGTTTGATGACGCCACCAAGCAAGAGTTAACGGGAGAGCAGATGTTGAAAAATGCCTTGAGCATTTGTAAAACATTTGTGAAACTGGGGGTGCAGCCGGGTGATGTAATGGGTTTATATGCCACCAATAGCCATTACTTGTCATCGATTGTATTGGCCATTTGGCTGAGTGGTGCAGCCACGAATGCTGTCTATGATTTGTTTGATGCAG ctGAATTGCAGGTAATTTACAAGGTCACCCGCcctaaattcatattttgcGATATGGAAAATTACCATCATGCTGTAACtgttaatgaaaatttgaatttgaaagcCAGTATTTGTATTGTGAATGGAGAAATGGAAAATTTCCTTAAAGTTAAAGATCTATTGGCTGATTATAGTGATGAGGAATTGGAGCAATTTGT acCTCCCTGCTCATCTATAGATGGTGATTATAGTGCTGCTATTATGTGTTCTTCGGGTACAACTGGGCCACCCAAAGGTGTGTTCATGTCCCACAAGGCGGCCTTGAATCAAAAACTTTA TCACACCCTTCGTGCCGACTCGGTGGCCTTTTCCTTTAGCTCTCTTTATTGGGTGTCGGGATTTTGGACTTTAAAAGAATCCCTATTGCGTGGTTGCCTGCGTATCGTCACCACCAAACCCTTTACACCCGACTACTTTATGGATGTGGTTAAACGTCATCAGGTTACCCACATGGTTAACAGTACCATGCATATGACCGAAATCGCGCTTCTAAACAAACCCGAATGGAAGGATTGCATGAAATCCATAGACACTATTCTGTGTGGTGGTTCCAAGGTGCCGCAAATAACttgtgaaaatattaataatcttGTGGCTGATAATACAAAAAAACCCGGTTTTGTGGTGGCCTATGGCATGACTGAATTGTCTGCTTTGCTCGCCAATAACTATGTTCTGCTGGGTCGTGGTCTTAAGGGTGCCGATGGCAAATTAATGCCCAACAAAGAGGTTAAAATTCTCGATAAAGAAGGCAAGGCATTGGGCATCAATGAGCATggtgaaattcaaattaaattccgTTATAAATGGCTGGGTTACATGAACAACAAAGAGGCTTTTGAGAAGGTATTCAAGGATCAATGGTTCTCTACCGGTGACATTGGCTACTTTGATGAGTTGGGTTTTTTGCATATCTGTGCTCGTGACAAAGATGTCTACAAGTCCTTCAATTTGCATATATATCCTGAGAAAAtcgaaaatgttattttaagaaTTCCCGGTATTCAAGAGGTCTGTGTGTTCGGCATACCCGATGTCATGTATGCCAATGTTTCGGCCTGTGCTGTGGTGCGTGCCAAAACTCAGGAGGGTGATAATTTAACCGAagatttaattaagaaaattgttAGTGAGGAATTACCTTCGTTCTATCATTTGTCTGGTGGTGTTTATTTCTTTGATACTCTACCCAAGACGGGTTCGGATAAAATTAAGAGAAATCATATACGTGATATTGTTATTAAAGATATGAATGTGGATTTTGAGTga